The following are from one region of the Paenibacillus sp. KS-LC4 genome:
- a CDS encoding CotH kinase family protein, whose amino-acid sequence MSTHTLPIREITIEPDHLQELQEDSWSHKFQPVQLNMNGQSREATFGFRGGHTRNYFKKSYEVRTKAGLTLHWNAEFDDPSMIRNALSFQFFNQIGVPSPRTRHIWLVINGTPQGVYLEIESVDPRFFRKRGIGCRSIIYAVNDSANFSLIDPITERRKESFFDGYELVSGLATSELRLSRFVRGINSKRKTRLQWSSWVEKQLDVDQYLLWLAGAVLTGNYDGFDQNYALYVHAKTGKYRMMPWDYEGTWGRNCYGKPCGSDLVRIEGYNTLTDKLLAIPAYKRKYRSILLRLLKTAFTEEQVERTVSEMYSKLTPAIREDYTRKSSYDTYLSEPDFILNYVKERRAIIRHALKSWRLTQKTANVAALKVKIH is encoded by the coding sequence ATGTCAACCCATACGCTGCCGATTCGTGAAATTACGATTGAACCTGATCATTTACAGGAGCTGCAGGAGGATTCCTGGAGCCATAAGTTTCAGCCAGTCCAGCTGAATATGAATGGACAATCGAGAGAAGCCACTTTCGGCTTTCGCGGCGGCCATACGAGGAATTATTTCAAAAAATCCTATGAAGTTAGAACAAAAGCTGGCTTGACGCTGCATTGGAACGCCGAGTTTGATGATCCTTCGATGATTCGCAATGCGCTGTCCTTCCAGTTCTTTAATCAGATTGGCGTGCCGTCACCGCGTACCCGGCATATTTGGCTCGTCATTAATGGCACCCCTCAAGGGGTCTATTTAGAAATAGAATCCGTTGATCCGAGATTTTTTCGCAAAAGAGGCATTGGCTGCCGCTCCATTATTTATGCGGTCAACGACAGCGCAAACTTTAGCCTTATTGATCCTATTACGGAGCGAAGGAAGGAATCCTTCTTTGACGGCTATGAGCTTGTATCGGGACTCGCCACCTCCGAGCTGCGGCTTAGCCGCTTCGTTAGAGGCATTAACAGCAAGCGCAAAACCCGGCTGCAATGGAGCTCTTGGGTGGAAAAGCAGCTTGATGTGGATCAATATTTGCTCTGGCTCGCTGGAGCTGTGCTAACGGGAAATTATGATGGCTTCGATCAAAACTATGCGCTTTATGTACATGCAAAAACAGGAAAATACAGAATGATGCCTTGGGATTATGAGGGAACATGGGGAAGAAATTGCTACGGTAAGCCGTGTGGAAGTGATCTGGTGCGGATTGAAGGCTATAATACGTTGACGGACAAACTGCTGGCCATTCCGGCGTATAAACGCAAATACCGCTCCATCCTGCTCCGGCTGCTGAAAACAGCTTTTACGGAGGAACAGGTGGAGCGGACAGTTAGCGAGATGTACAGCAAGCTGACGCCAGCCATTCGAGAGGACTACACGAGAAAAAGCAGCTATGATACGTATTTGAGCGAGCCAGACTTCATATTGAATTATGTGAAGGAAAGACGCGCTATAATCAGACACGCTTTAAAAAGCTGGAGGCTCACGCAGAAGACCGCAAATGTAGCCGCCCTTAAAGTTAAAATTCATTAA
- the cysK gene encoding cysteine synthase A, which translates to MPKIVSSIIDLVGETPVVKLNRLAEEGCGDVFVKLEYFNPSGSVKDRAAASLIRAGELSGQIKPGSTIIEPTSGNTGIGLAMGAAAKGYKLILIMPDNMSQERIKLLRAYGAEVVLTPAAERMPGAIAKAQELAQHIPGSFIPNQFENKANPDAHRGTTATEILQQMEGRLDAFVACSGTGGTITGTGETLKAALPNLHIAVVEPMGSPVLSGGVPGPHKLVGTSPGFVPAILNVSVYDEIIQAADDDAIAMMKALARQEGLLLGPSSGAAVWAAFQVARRLGAGSRVLCIAPDTGERYLSMELF; encoded by the coding sequence ATGCCAAAAATCGTATCAAGCATTATTGATTTAGTAGGCGAGACGCCTGTTGTGAAGCTAAACCGTTTGGCGGAGGAAGGCTGCGGAGACGTCTTCGTGAAGCTGGAGTACTTTAATCCGAGCGGCAGCGTCAAGGATCGGGCAGCAGCCTCCCTTATTCGAGCTGGAGAGCTTAGCGGCCAAATTAAGCCGGGCTCCACCATTATAGAACCGACCAGCGGCAACACGGGCATTGGACTAGCCATGGGGGCGGCGGCTAAAGGCTACAAGCTCATTTTAATTATGCCGGACAATATGTCTCAGGAGCGCATTAAGCTGCTTCGCGCCTATGGCGCGGAAGTGGTATTGACCCCCGCGGCCGAGCGGATGCCTGGTGCGATTGCCAAGGCGCAGGAGCTGGCTCAGCATATTCCCGGCAGCTTTATTCCGAATCAGTTTGAAAATAAAGCGAACCCCGACGCCCATCGCGGGACGACAGCAACGGAGATTTTGCAGCAGATGGAAGGAAGACTTGACGCTTTTGTTGCCTGCTCAGGAACAGGCGGCACCATCACTGGAACGGGTGAGACGCTGAAAGCCGCACTTCCGAATTTGCATATTGCGGTTGTCGAGCCTATGGGTTCACCCGTTTTGTCTGGCGGTGTGCCTGGGCCGCATAAGCTGGTGGGCACAAGCCCCGGCTTCGTGCCGGCTATACTGAATGTTTCCGTCTATGATGAAATTATACAGGCGGCGGATGATGATGCCATCGCTATGATGAAGGCGCTTGCCCGTCAGGAAGGCTTGCTGCTCGGCCCTTCTTCAGGGGCGGCCGTTTGGGCGGCTTTCCAAGTGGCTCGCCGGCTCGGAGCCGGCAGCAGGGTGCTCTGCATCGCGCCTGATACAGGCGAGCGATATCTCAGCATGGAGTTATTTTAA
- a CDS encoding MFS transporter, with protein sequence MKQNKGEFERGAGASHGTGAKTRMKTSMPIGPFSRPAMIGRAPTGGVLDRQAILLLAVQALFGIALALSGTFVPIYLWKASSSYMLVGWFTLCQYVTCGITFWLAGKWVKEYNKMNSLRTGIVLSGAFYFTVLMLGKLATSYIIPLGLLNGLALGLFWVAFDVIYFEITEPDNRDRFNGWSGLLGSGAGILAPWVSGLLITSMSGERGYQIIFTASLVILAISVVLSFWLKKRKQGGRRYSWTHGFQQLAIPGNPWRRMLPAVVAQGVREGVFLFLVGLTVYIATQNEAKLGSFTLITSFVALLSFWLIGKRLSPRNRKRAMLVGTVMNGLVILPLFYEVNFTNLLLFGIGTSIFMPLYIIPMTSRVFDLIGESQSSGGEREEFIVLREAGLTFGRVLGLSGYLIVLTQNHSPLAVVWLLFVVGSVPIMGWWMMRPLLEQET encoded by the coding sequence ATGAAACAGAACAAAGGTGAATTCGAAAGGGGTGCTGGAGCTAGTCATGGCACTGGGGCAAAAACACGGATGAAAACGTCGATGCCAATAGGGCCATTTAGCCGCCCAGCCATGATAGGAAGAGCGCCAACGGGCGGAGTATTGGATCGTCAGGCGATATTGCTTCTGGCTGTACAAGCGCTATTCGGCATTGCGCTTGCGCTCTCAGGAACGTTCGTGCCCATCTACTTATGGAAAGCGAGCTCCTCCTATATGCTGGTCGGCTGGTTTACGTTGTGCCAGTATGTAACATGCGGCATTACCTTTTGGCTGGCGGGAAAATGGGTTAAAGAATATAATAAAATGAACAGTCTCCGCACAGGCATCGTGCTGTCGGGGGCTTTTTATTTCACAGTGCTCATGCTCGGCAAGCTGGCGACGAGCTATATTATTCCGCTCGGCCTACTGAATGGCTTGGCGCTGGGGTTGTTTTGGGTCGCATTTGATGTCATTTATTTTGAAATTACCGAGCCGGACAATCGCGACCGCTTTAATGGCTGGTCAGGCTTGCTTGGGTCTGGTGCGGGGATTTTGGCGCCTTGGGTATCGGGCTTGCTTATTACCTCAATGAGCGGCGAGCGCGGCTATCAGATTATATTTACGGCATCGCTCGTCATTCTGGCTATTTCGGTTGTGCTGAGCTTCTGGCTGAAGAAGCGCAAGCAAGGCGGCAGGCGATACAGCTGGACGCATGGCTTTCAGCAGCTTGCCATTCCCGGCAATCCGTGGCGCAGAATGCTGCCAGCTGTCGTCGCTCAAGGCGTACGGGAAGGCGTATTTCTTTTTTTAGTCGGCTTGACCGTTTATATCGCCACGCAAAATGAGGCCAAGCTAGGCAGTTTTACACTCATTACGTCTTTCGTTGCGCTGCTAAGCTTTTGGCTGATCGGCAAGCGTCTGTCCCCGCGCAATCGCAAAAGGGCTATGCTAGTCGGGACGGTCATGAATGGACTGGTCATATTGCCTTTATTCTATGAGGTGAATTTTACGAATTTATTGTTATTCGGTATTGGGACGTCGATTTTTATGCCGCTCTACATTATACCGATGACTTCAAGGGTGTTTGATTTAATTGGAGAATCGCAATCCAGCGGTGGGGAACGCGAAGAATTTATCGTTTTGCGGGAAGCGGGCTTGACGTTTGGACGGGTGCTCGGACTAAGCGGATATTTAATCGTGCTGACGCAAAACCATTCTCCGCTTGCGGTCGTCTGGCTGCTGTTCGTAGTCGGCTCGGTGCCTATTATGGGCTGGTGGATGATGCGTCCATTATTGGAACAAGAGACATAA